The Burkholderiales bacterium JOSHI_001 genomic sequence CGATGTGGCGTTTTCAGTGCGCGCGGGTGTCAGCGCGTGAAAACGTCACCAAATGGTCAGCAGCCGCCCGGATGCCGATCCATTCGCCGACATGGTGGTCATGGTGGCTGGGCACATGGGCCTGCACCTGTTCGCCGCTTTCCAGCCGCAGGGTGTACAGGAACTCGCTGCCGCGGAAGGCCTTGCGTTCGATCCGGGCCTTCACCGGCGACTCGTCGTCGTGCACGATGTCGTCGGCGCGCAGCAGCAGGTCGCATTCGCCGCCGGGGTAGGCGTCGGGCAGGGGGCATTCGTCCAGGTCGGACATCTCGCCCAGCGGCGTCAGCACCAGCGGGCCCTGGGCCCCGGGCACGATGCGCGCCGGCGTGAACACCCCGTGGCCGATGAAGCCGGCCACGAAGCGGGTGGCCGGGCGGTGGTACAGGGCGTAAGCCTCGTCCCACTGCTCCAGCCGGCCCTTGTTCATCACGCCGATCACGTCGCCCACGGCGAAGGCTTCCATCTGGTCGTGGGTGACGAACAGGGCCGTGGTGCCGGCTTCTTTCAGGATGACGCGCAGGTCCTGTGCCAGGCGCTCGCGCAGGTCCACATCCAGGCTGGAAAAGGGCTCGTCCAGCAGCAGCAGGTGCGGGCTGGGCGCCAGGGCGCGGGCGATGGCAATGCGCTGCTGCTGGCCGCCGGACAGTTGGTGCGGCGCGCGCTTGGCCGCATGCGCCAGGCCCACCAGGTCCAGCATGCGGGTCACGCGCTCGTCGCGCTCGCCGCGAGGCAGGTGTTTCAGGCCGAAGGCGATGTTGTCGGCCACACTCAGGTGCGGGAACAGCGCGTAGTCCTGGAACACCATGCCCACGCGGCGTGTTTCGGGGGCCAGGTGCAGGCCGGTTGCGGCGTCGGCCAGCGGGGTGTGGGTCAGCGTGATGCGGCCCGCCGCCAGCGGTTCCAGCCCCGCCACGGCGCGCAGCAAGGTGGTCTTGCCGCAGCCCGACGGGCCGATCAGCACGCCGATCTGGCCGGCCGCCAGGCCCAGGCTGACCCCGTCCACCGCTGCCCCTTTGGCGCCGGTGGCGCCACCGTAGCGCACGCTGACCTGTTCCAACTGCAAGCCCATGGGGCCATGATACGCTCGACCGGAATAAAAATAGTTCGCATTGGCGAACGCATTGATCTGGGATAAGCCGTCGCCATGCGAGCGCTTCTGACCTTGGTGTGCGCCCTGCTGGCCTTGCCGGTGGCGGGTGTGCTGGCCGCCTGGTTCCAGTGGGACGACGCCGCGCTGGCGCTGCTGCGCCACCAGTGGAACACCGTGTTGCCGGGCTACGCCTGGCAGTCGCTGCTGCTGTCGGGCAGCGTGGCGCTGGGCGTGGCGGTGGTGGGCGGCGGCGCGGCGGCCTTGGTCACGCTGTTCGACTTCCCCGGCCGGCGAAGCTTTGAATGGGCCTTGCTGCTGCCCCTGGCCATGCCGGCCTATGTGCTGGCCTATGCCTACACCGACGCGCTGGCCTTCAGCAGCCCGCTGCAGGCCGGCCTGCGCGGCCTGCTGGGCGCCCAAGGCCCCTTGTGGCCCGACGTGCGCAGCCTGTGGGGCGCGGTGTTCCTGTTCGTGCTGGCGCTCTACCCCTATGTCTACCTGCTGGCGCGCACCAGCCTGGCCGAACGCGCACCGCAGCTGATGGAAGCCGCGCGCCTGCTGGGCGCACCGATGCGCCGGCGCATGCTGGCGGTGGCCTTGCCGCTGGCGCGCCCGGCCATGGCCGCCGGGGTGGCTTTGGCGCTGATGGAAACCCTGGCTGACTACGGCGTGGGGTCGTACTTCGGCCTGTCCACCTTCACCACCGGTATTTACAAAGCCTGGCTGGTGGCCAACGACCGCCTGGCCGCGGCGCAGCTGGCCAGCGTGCTGCTGGTGGCGGTGGCGCTGCTGCTGTGGACCGAGCGTCACGCGCAGCGCCGCATGCGCTATGCCGCCAGCCGCCAGGGCGCGCAGCACGCCACCGAGGCCCGGCCGCTGCGCCTGCAGGGCCACCACGCGCTGCTGGCCTGGGGCCTGAGCGCGCTGCCGGTGCTGCTGGGCTTCGTGCTGCCGGTGGCCTGGCTGGTGCGCATGCTGTGGCTGGAAGCGCTGCATGCCGACGTGGGCCTGCCGCTGGCGCGCTTTGCGCAGTGGGCCTGGTCCAGCTTCCAGTTGGCCGCGCTGGCGGCCGGGCTGGCCACCGCGCTGGCGCTGGCGCTGGCCTTTGCGCTGCGCCTGCGTTCACGCCAGCGTTTCGGCGTGCTGCCCGCGGCGGCGCGTGTGGTGTCGCTGGGCTACGCGGTGCCGGGGGCGGTCATCGCGGTGGGCATCCTGCACCCGGTGGGCGCGCTGCAGGCGGCGTTTCCGACCACCGGTGTGGGCGCGCTGTTCACCGGCACGGTGCTGGGCCTGGTGTACGCCTACCTGGTGCGCTTTTCGGCGGTGGCGCTGCAGGGCATTGAAAGCGGCTACGCCCGCATCGCCCCGGCGGTGGACGACAGCGCCCGGCTGCTGGGCGCCACGCCCTGGCGCACCTGGCGTGAACTGCACCTGCCCTTGCTGAAGCGGTCGGCCCTCGCCGCCGCGCTGCTGGTGTTCGTGGACGTGATGAAGGAATTGCCCGCCACCCTGGTGCTGCGGCCCTTCGGCAGCGACACCTTGGCGGTGGTGGCCTACAACCTGGCGCGCGACGAACGCCTGGGCGAAGCCGCGCTGCCGGCGCTGGCCATCGTGGCCGTGGGGCTGATTCCGGTGGTGATGCTGAGCCGCGCGCTGCGCAAGTAGGCCTGCGGCCTATTCACCCGCCAGGGCGAACTTCAGCGCCGCCCAGGCCGAGTGGTCGCGCCGGATTTCGCGCGCGGCGTTGTAGCCCGGCAGGCCCGACACGCCGCCGCCCGGGTGGGTGCCCGAACCGCACAGGTACAGCCCCGCAATCGGCGCCCGGTGGTCACCATGGCCCAGCACCGGGCGCGCGGCCCACATCTGGTTCAGCGACATCACGCCGTGGAAGATGTCGCCGCCAACGAGCCCGAATGTGCGCTCCAGGTCCAGCGGTGTCAGCACCATGCGGCCCAGCACGCTGCGCTTGAAGTTGGGCGCCCAGCGGGTGACGGTGTCTGTCACCAGGTCGGCCGCCTGCTCGCGGCAATCGTCCCAGGTCTGGCCGTCGGGCAGGGTGTAGGCAAAGTGCTGGCAGAACAAGCTGGCCACATGCTGGCCGGGCGGCGCGAGCGAATCGTCCACGCTGCTGGGGATCAGCATCTCCACGATGGGCTGGCGCGACCAGCCGAAGGCTCTGGCGTCCTGGTGCGCACGGTCCATGTAGGCCAGGCTGGGCGCCATGATGATGCCGCTGGCGTGGTGCTCGGCCAGGGCGGGGCCGGTGTTGGGCAGGCAGGTGAAGCTGGGCAGTTCCGACAGCGCCACGTTCATGCGCAGCGTGCCCGAATGCGACTTGTAGTGCGCCATGCGCTGCGCGAAGTCAGCCGGCAGGTCGGCCGCGTCCACCATCCGCGTGAACAGCAAATGCGGGTTCACGTTGGCGGCCACCAGGTCGGCGCTGAAGCGGCTGCCGTCTTCCAGTTGCACGCCGGTGGCGCGGCCCTGGTTCACCTGCACCCGCGCCACCGGGCTGTCGGTGCGCAGCACCACGCCGTGCGCTTCGCAGGCCCTCGCCATGGCCTGGGTGATGGCGCCCATGCCACCCACCGCATGACCCCAGATGCCCTTCTTGCCGTTCACGCCGCCGAAGGTGTGGTGCAGCAGCACATAGGCCGAGCCGGGCGAGTACGGGCTGTCGAAATGGCCCACCACGGCGTCGAAGCCGAAGGCCGTCTTGACCGGATCGCTCTCGAACCAGGCGTCCAGGAACTCGGCCGCGCTCTGTGTGAACAGGGCCAGCAGGTCGCGCTTTTGCACCGCGTTCAGGCCGTTCAGCAAGCGGGCCTGGGCCCAGGCACGGGGCAGTGAACGGCTCGGGCTCAGCAGGTCGGGCGGCGTGCGCCGCGACAACTCGCGCAGCAGGTCGCCCATGGCGTCCAGCCGCGCGTAGTAGGCGGGCAGGGCGGCTGCGTCCTTGGCGGAATACTTCGCCACCTCGGCCTGGGTGCGCGCCAGGCCGCCGCCCAGCTTCAGGAACTGCGTGTCCGACAGCGGCAGGAAGTTGGAGAGGGGCCGCTCCAGGATGCGCAAGCCCCGCTCGTGCAGGCGCATGTCCGCGATGATGTGCGGCGCCAGCAGGCTGACGGTGTAGCTGGCCACCGAGTTGCGAAAGCCCGGGTGGAAGCTCTCGGTGACCGCCGCCCCGCCCACCACGCCGCGGCGTTCGAACACTGTCACGTCGAAGCCGGCGCGCGCCAGGTAGAAGGCGCACACCAGGCCGTTGTGGCCGCCGCCGATGAGGGCGGCTGTCCTCTTGCTCATGGGAGGGCGGGGGGTCCGGGGGTGGTCCCGCCGACAGGAATCGAACCTGTATCTGGCGCTTAGGAGGCGCCCGTTCTATCCATTGAACTACGGCGAGGGCAAGGGCGCGGATTGTGGCACGCGGCCTATTTGTAGAAGGCTTCCACCGTGCCCTTCAGCTTGATCATCACCGGCTTGCCGCGGCGGTCCACGGTGCGGGCGGCGGGCACCTTCACCCAGCCTTCGCTGATGCAGTACTCCTCCACGTCGAAGCGCTCCTTGCCGTTCAGGCGGATGCCGATCTCGTGCTCGAACACGGCCGCCACATGGTACGGGCTGCTGGGTTCGGCGCTCAGGTGGTCGGGCAGGGCGGGACGTTGGGACGGATCTGCGGATTCGGACATGGCGGGTGCGTTCAGTCGCTGACAAGCCGCCATTGTCGCGGAGCCTGCGGTCGCAGGCCGCGCGCGCCGTCAGTGCGTGGTGGGGCCGGCCGCGTCGCGCAGCCGCTCCAGCTTGGCCTGGTAGCGCTGCAGGGCGCTGTCGGGGTCCAGCCGCGCCAGGTGAAGGCGAAGCGCCCGTGCGGCTTCGATGCGGCCTTGGGCTTGCAGCACCTGCACCTGGTTGGACAAGGCGTGGCGGTACAGGGCGCTGCGTTCGGGCTGTCCGGCCAACAGGTGCGCGAACACCGCTTCGGCGAGCACCCACAAGCCCTTGCGCTGGTACACCACGCCCAGCGTGTTCAGCGCATGCGGCTGCGTGCCGTGACGCAGCAAGGCGGCGCGGGCCCAGGCGTAGGCCGTGTCCAGGGCGCCGGTGCGCAGCGCTTCGACCGCGCGGTTGTTCATGTACAGGGCTTCGACGCTGGCGAGGGTGATGGGTGTCAGCACCAGGCCGCGCAACTGCTCCGCGGGCAGAAAGTCCACCAGCATCTCGTTGCGCAGCCCGCGCGGGGTGGAAATCGGCGTGCCCAGGCCCAGGTTGACGTGCCCGCTGGCCATCAGCAAGCCGCCGTCCTGGACCCAGGTGTCCTCGACCTGCGCGCTGTAGAAGCTGACCTGCAGGCCCAGTTCGCGCGCCAGCGCGGCGGCCATCACCAGCAGCGACAGGCAATTGCCCTGGCCGTCGGCAAAGGCCTGGGCCGCGGTGCGGGTGCGGCTGGCGTCGTAGTCCAGCCGCATGCGGCCACCGGCGTTCAGGGCGTCCAGCAGGGCCTGGGCCTCGCCCTTGCGGCGCGCCGGGTGCTGCACCTTTTGGCGCAGGAAGTCGCGCATGCTTTCGCTCATGGTGAACAGGTCGCTGGCGTCCGGGGCTTCGGCGGGTGCCTTGAACTGCTCATCGGCCAGCAGGCCCGGCGGCAAGGCCGCCCCCGGGCCTGGGGCGGCACAGCCGGCCAGCAGGCACAGCAGCCATGCCAGCAGCCATGGCGCCAGGCCAGGGACCAGGGAGGACGGGGGGCGCTGGGGCATCGCTTCAGGCGCTGGGGCCGGTGAAGCGAAAAAGCATACGCCGCCCAACCCGCTCACGCCAGCGGAAGGGCAACTACCAGCGCCAGCTCCAGATCAGGTCCAGCGAGTTTTCCTGCCCGCTTTGCGCCCGCAGCGTGAAGCGCTGGGCGATGCGGTACACCAGCTGCCAGGTGCCGGTGGTGGCGTTCACGCTGCGTTCGTAGCCCACGTACCAGCGGCGGCTCAACTGCCGGCCCAGCGACACCACGGTTTCGCGCACGTCGCCTTCGGTCTGGCGCAGCGAGAAGTCGGTCAGACCCAGGCTCTGGATCAGCGCGTCGGTGGGCGCTTCACCTTCGCCGGCAAGCAGGGCCACCGCGGCGCGCTGCAACAGCGCGGTGTCGGTGCGGCCCAGGCCGTCGGCGGCGCGGCCCAGCACCAGCCAGGACAGCTTGTCCAGGTCGCTCATCTCGGGTTCGCTGAACAGGCGGATGCGCGGGTTCTGCGTGCTGCCGGTGACGGCCACGCCCACCACCACGTCCAGGTTGGGCCGCACGGCGCGGATGTCCAGGCGCGCGTTGTCCAGCGGGCCGCTGAAGGCCACCTCGCCGCGTTCGATGCTCATCTTCTGGCCGTAGGCCACATAGGTGCCGTTCTGCGCCCGCACCGTGCCGTTCACCGCCAGGCGCCCGCCGGGGCTGGTGATGCGCAACTCGCCGCGCAGCCCGGTGTCCAGGCCATGGCCCCGCAGGCGCAGCTGGGCCCCCAGGTCCACCTTCAGGTCCACCTGGGCATTGCGCAGGGCCGTGGGCAGCGGCGCGTTGCGGGCCAGCGCGCCGTCGTTGGCGCTGCCACTGCCGTTGCTGACGGGGGCCTTGGCCGGTTCGCCCGCGGCCCGGCGCACCACCACGTCCTCGTCCAGCGACGGCGCGTCGGCGCGGCTGAAGTCGAACAACCCGTCGTCCACCGCGATGTCGCCGTCCAGCTTCAGCCGCTCGGCGTTCAACTGCAACTGCGCCTGGCCGCTGGCCACCAGGCGGCGGTCCAGCCGGCCCAGCACCCGAAAGCGTTCGGCCTTCAGTTGCAGCGTGGCGCTGGGGGCCGCGCCCAATGTGCCGCCGCCGGACAGCAGCAGGCGGCCGTCCCCGCCTTTGAAGCTGAAGGTGTCCACCCGCACCTGGGTGCCCTGCAAGGACGCCTGCAGTTCGCCGTCGGACAGGCCCACGCCCTGCAGCGGGTTGCGCACCGACAGGTTGTTGCCCTGCAGTTCACCGCGCAGCTCGGGGGCGCTGAAACGCCCGCCCAGGCCGGCGCTCACGCGCAGGGCGCCGCCCAGGCGCCAGCCCGGCGGCACCCAGGTGCCCCAGGCGGCCAGATTGGCCACGCGCATTTCCAGCACGCCGTCCAGCGGCGTGTCGGGCGCCGGCCAGCGGCGCTGCGGCGTGGTGCGCAGCACCTGGGCGCCGGCCATCTCGCCCACCAGGGCCCCGGCCACGCCCTGGGTGAACTGCCACACGCCATCGCGTGCCACCAGGCCCAGGCGCAGGTCGGTCAGGCCCAGGGCCTGCGTGGTGCCGGACTCGTCGGACACGCGCAGGTCGCCCGCCACGCGTTCGAACACGATGTCGGCTTCGAAGCGTTCGCGTGCGTGCAGCTCGATGCGCGCGCCCACGCGCAGGTCGCCGGTCCAGCCCAGTTCAGGCTGGAAGCGGGCCAGCAGCGGTGCCACGGCCAGGGCTTCGAGTTCGGCGCTCAGGTCCAGCCGGTCGCCGCCGCTGCCCGCTTCACGCTGCCAGCCGAACTGGGACCAGCGCAGCGCGGCACCGGCGGGCAGCTGGGCGCGGCCCGGGGCCAGCGTGGCTTCCTGCAGCTGTGCGTGCGGGTCCAGGCGCAGCGTGGCCACCAGGTCCTGGGCGGCCAGCCAGGGCGTGGCTTCGGCCGCCTTGGCGGCGGACCTGCCGTTCGCCGTGGCCTGGCTGCCGTTGCGGTCGGCCGCCAGGCTCAGCTGGGCGATGCGGCCCTGCCACTGGCCGCCGCCGGGCGCGCTGTCCTGCCAGGCCCCGTTGCCTGTGAGCTGCACCCGCGTGCCCTGGCCGCTGTCGCCCAGCAGGCTTTCGGTCCAGGCCGGCGGGCGCACCGGGCTGGCCAGGGCCAGGCTCAGGCGGTGCTGCGCCGGGGTGCCCTGCACGCTGGCGTCCAGGCTGTCCAGGCGCTGTTCGCCCTGGCGCAGGTCGCGTGCCGTCAGGCGCAGGTCCAGCGGGGCGCGTGCATCGGTGCCGGCCTGCCACTGGGCCTGGGCCTGGGCCAGCTGCAGCGTCTTCCATTTCAAGCCGGCCAGCCTGGCCTGGCCGCTGCTGCGCATTTGCGGCCAGCGCCCT encodes the following:
- a CDS encoding Protein of unknown function (DUF3297) (PFAM: Protein of unknown function (DUF3297)), whose translation is MSESADPSQRPALPDHLSAEPSSPYHVAAVFEHEIGIRLNGKERFDVEEYCISEGWVKVPAARTVDRRGKPVMIKLKGTVEAFYK
- a CDS encoding ABC-type Fe3+ transport system, permease component (PFAM: Binding-protein-dependent transport system inner membrane component), whose product is MRALLTLVCALLALPVAGVLAAWFQWDDAALALLRHQWNTVLPGYAWQSLLLSGSVALGVAVVGGGAAALVTLFDFPGRRSFEWALLLPLAMPAYVLAYAYTDALAFSSPLQAGLRGLLGAQGPLWPDVRSLWGAVFLFVLALYPYVYLLARTSLAERAPQLMEAARLLGAPMRRRMLAVALPLARPAMAAGVALALMETLADYGVGSYFGLSTFTTGIYKAWLVANDRLAAAQLASVLLVAVALLLWTERHAQRRMRYAASRQGAQHATEARPLRLQGHHALLAWGLSALPVLLGFVLPVAWLVRMLWLEALHADVGLPLARFAQWAWSSFQLAALAAGLATALALALAFALRLRSRQRFGVLPAAARVVSLGYAVPGAVIAVGILHPVGALQAAFPTTGVGALFTGTVLGLVYAYLVRFSAVALQGIESGYARIAPAVDDSARLLGATPWRTWRELHLPLLKRSALAAALLVFVDVMKELPATLVLRPFGSDTLAVVAYNLARDERLGEAALPALAIVAVGLIPVVMLSRALRK
- a CDS encoding ABC-type spermidine/putrescine transport system, ATPase component (PFAM: ABC transporter; TOBE domain) translates to MGLQLEQVSVRYGGATGAKGAAVDGVSLGLAAGQIGVLIGPSGCGKTTLLRAVAGLEPLAAGRITLTHTPLADAATGLHLAPETRRVGMVFQDYALFPHLSVADNIAFGLKHLPRGERDERVTRMLDLVGLAHAAKRAPHQLSGGQQQRIAIARALAPSPHLLLLDEPFSSLDVDLRERLAQDLRVILKEAGTTALFVTHDQMEAFAVGDVIGVMNKGRLEQWDEAYALYHRPATRFVAGFIGHGVFTPARIVPGAQGPLVLTPLGEMSDLDECPLPDAYPGGECDLLLRADDIVHDDESPVKARIERKAFRGSEFLYTLRLESGEQVQAHVPSHHDHHVGEWIGIRAAADHLVTFSRADTRAH
- a CDS encoding phytoene dehydrogenase-like oxidoreductase (PFAM: Flavin containing amine oxidoreductase), giving the protein MSKRTAALIGGGHNGLVCAFYLARAGFDVTVFERRGVVGGAAVTESFHPGFRNSVASYTVSLLAPHIIADMRLHERGLRILERPLSNFLPLSDTQFLKLGGGLARTQAEVAKYSAKDAAALPAYYARLDAMGDLLRELSRRTPPDLLSPSRSLPRAWAQARLLNGLNAVQKRDLLALFTQSAAEFLDAWFESDPVKTAFGFDAVVGHFDSPYSPGSAYVLLHHTFGGVNGKKGIWGHAVGGMGAITQAMARACEAHGVVLRTDSPVARVQVNQGRATGVQLEDGSRFSADLVAANVNPHLLFTRMVDAADLPADFAQRMAHYKSHSGTLRMNVALSELPSFTCLPNTGPALAEHHASGIIMAPSLAYMDRAHQDARAFGWSRQPIVEMLIPSSVDDSLAPPGQHVASLFCQHFAYTLPDGQTWDDCREQAADLVTDTVTRWAPNFKRSVLGRMVLTPLDLERTFGLVGGDIFHGVMSLNQMWAARPVLGHGDHRAPIAGLYLCGSGTHPGGGVSGLPGYNAAREIRRDHSAWAALKFALAGE
- a CDS encoding hypothetical protein (PFAM: Family of unknown function (DUF490)), which translates into the protein MAPPRSASGASPPGGHRQRTGEAGSAAVAWRPRRMALVLAAMVVLLALLAGLGAVLFARSEAGARWALRQVPGLQFSGLTGSPLRDTLRIEHLRWQAGPNPLAVEVHGLQLQSPRWTWRPYPGAWIGLDAPSASAQRVLILTTPSSTDALKLPTQLRLPLEARIDALAVDELRIDQQPPLNAFKAQLHLGADLGRRHSAHGLTVQTEKATLRGDLSLGSDAPMPLDAQLALQSRQAPPWSAQLKAQGPLARLQVQASLRGQAPAGGQATLDATATVTPEAAWPLAALALTTRDLDLASLVGGAPHTRLSADAQVQSSGLKQPVTVALQARNATPGRWDLGHLPISSLNLQARTTPADPQRVDILALQAQAASADGPAGRVQAQGEWTAQHLRLKAQLDGLQPARLDARAPALLASGPLEATLAGLPGPAAWQQGAAPRVGPLDIGLDTTLQGHLLSGPRQPLQLALRAQAQVTQGRLVQARVGPLNLQAGAARAQATLALQAEAGERWHLVGQGELSQWDPLPWWPGAPAAWRNSAPHRLGGPWRVDLHAPARAPGATLAAWLQAGRGDASLSLANSQLAGQPLAGDITLKADGQRAQLAARLASADNRAQVDAQLQPSGADDRWQLSVVTPRVAALAPFTRLVPALAAQAWPDAGDLDLQAQFEGRWPQMRSSGQARLAGLKWKTLQLAQAQAQWQAGTDARAPLDLRLTARDLRQGEQRLDSLDASVQGTPAQHRLSLALASPVRPPAWTESLLGDSGQGTRVQLTGNGAWQDSAPGGGQWQGRIAQLSLAADRNGSQATANGRSAAKAAEATPWLAAQDLVATLRLDPHAQLQEATLAPGRAQLPAGAALRWSQFGWQREAGSGGDRLDLSAELEALAVAPLLARFQPELGWTGDLRVGARIELHARERFEADIVFERVAGDLRVSDESGTTQALGLTDLRLGLVARDGVWQFTQGVAGALVGEMAGAQVLRTTPQRRWPAPDTPLDGVLEMRVANLAAWGTWVPPGWRLGGALRVSAGLGGRFSAPELRGELQGNNLSVRNPLQGVGLSDGELQASLQGTQVRVDTFSFKGGDGRLLLSGGGTLGAAPSATLQLKAERFRVLGRLDRRLVASGQAQLQLNAERLKLDGDIAVDDGLFDFSRADAPSLDEDVVVRRAAGEPAKAPVSNGSGSANDGALARNAPLPTALRNAQVDLKVDLGAQLRLRGHGLDTGLRGELRITSPGGRLAVNGTVRAQNGTYVAYGQKMSIERGEVAFSGPLDNARLDIRAVRPNLDVVVGVAVTGSTQNPRIRLFSEPEMSDLDKLSWLVLGRAADGLGRTDTALLQRAAVALLAGEGEAPTDALIQSLGLTDFSLRQTEGDVRETVVSLGRQLSRRWYVGYERSVNATTGTWQLVYRIAQRFTLRAQSGQENSLDLIWSWRW